A portion of the Carya illinoinensis cultivar Pawnee chromosome 11, C.illinoinensisPawnee_v1, whole genome shotgun sequence genome contains these proteins:
- the LOC122281593 gene encoding SWI/SNF complex subunit SWI3A yields the protein METTPHDPTSKPDEPELDLYTIPSHSSWFLWDEIHETEKLALREFFDGSSFSRTPKIYKEYRDFIINKYREEPSRRLSFTDVRKSLVGDVSLLHKVFKFLDERGLINFGAPSGSNTSLVVVEDGEDRSRIKIESVVPNAVRVGASPNSPKPICVPPNVVDNAVESGFKFLPLASYSDVFGDLVKPKGLICGNCGGICDSGHYKYTKGEFIICINCFKSQNYGENRSMDEFKLNECAENKGSNGAIWTEAETLLLLESVLKHGDDWELVAQNVQTKSKVDCILKLIELPFGELVLGSAHKYGNYGGLNGSMNGTKQVQLSSFERHEAIRLEGQCHEQINEREENGDTVDQGHPSKRQRIASLSDAGSSLMKQVARISTMVGSQITAAAAEAAVTALCDENSFPREIFDVEEDHISNGLSSPTASYEAERVLKNEESKTKEGLTQSETANTPHKRDDIPLALQIRASIATALGAAAARAKLLAEQEDREVENLVAIIIETQMKKLHHKIKHFEDLELIMEKEYAEMEELKDCLLAERIGVLQKAINAGISRWRDHSVKS from the exons ATGGAAACCACACCACATGACCCGACTTCTAAACCCGACGAACCAGAGCTCGACCTCTACACCATTCCAAGCCACTCTA GTTGGTTCTTGTGGGACGAAATCCACGAAACCGAGAAACTCGCTCTAAGAGAATTCTTCGACGGAAGCTCTTTTTCAAGGACGCCCAAAATATACAAGGAGTACAGAGATTTTATCATCAATAAGTACAGAGAAGAGCCTTCGAGGCGGCTTAGCTTCACTGACGTCCGAAAATCGCTGGTGGGCGATGTTAGCTTGCTCCACAAGGTTTTTAAGTTCTTGGACGAGCGGGGGTTGATAAATTTCGGTGCGCCTTCCGGTAGCAATACTAgtttggtggtggtggaggatgGGGAGGATAGGTCTAGAATTAAGATTGAGAGTGTTGTCCCGAATGCGGTTCGAGTTGGTGCCTCACCAAATTCGCCAAAGCCTATTTGCGTGCCACCAAACGTCGTGGATAATGCAGTTGAGAGTGGATTCAAATTTCTGCCATTGGCATCCTATTCAGATGTTTTTGGCGATTTGGTGAAGCCGAAGGGGCTGATTTGTGGAAATTGTGGTGGAATTTGCGACTCTGGTCACTATAAATATACCAAG GGTGAATTCATAATTTGCATAAACTGTTTCAAAAGTCAAAATTATGGGGAGAACAGGTCTATGGATGAATTCAAGCTCAATGAGTGTGCAGAAAACAAGGGTAGTAATGGAGCTATCTGGACTGAGGCAGAAACCCTACTTCTTTTAGAATCTGTATTGAAGCATGGGGATGACTGGGAGCTCGTTGCTCAAAATGTTCAAACCAAAAGCAAGGTTGATTGTATATTGAAACTCATTGAATTGCCTTTTGGAGAGCTTGTGTTGGGTTCTGCCCACAAATATGGTAATTATGGTGGCCTCAATGGCAGTATGAATGGAACAAAACAAGTCCAGTTATCTTCATTTGAACGTCATGAAGCTATCAGATTAGAGGGTCAATGTCATGAACAGATTAATGAAAGGGAGGAAAATGGAGACACTGTGGACCAAGGTCATCCTTCAAAAAGACAGCGCATTGCATCCCTTTCAGATGCCGGTAGTTCACTTATGAAACAG GTTGCTCGGATCTCAACCATGGTTGGTTCTCAAATCACAGCTGCTGCAGCTGAGGCTGCTGTTACAGCACTTTGTGACGAAAACTCATTTCCAAGAGAGATCTTTGATGTTGAGGAGGATCATATTTCTAATGGATTATCTTCGCCCACTGCAAGTTACGAAGCAGAAAG AGTCCTtaagaatgaagaatctaagaCGAAGGAAGGTTTGACTCAATCAG AAACTGCAAATACACCCCACAAGAGGGATGATATACCTCTAGCTCTGCAAATTAGAGCTTCCATTGCAACAGCTCTTGGGGCAGCTGCTGCTCGTGCTAAATTGTTAGCTGAGCAGGAGGACAGAGAGGTTGAAAATTTAGTGGCGATCATAATTGAAACACAG atgaaaaagttgcacCACAAAATCAAGCATTTTGAAGATCTGGAGCTGATAATGGAGAAGGAATACGCTGAAATGGAAGAACTTAAAGATTGCCTTTTAGCAGAACGGATTGGAGTCCTACAGAAGGCAATCAATGCCGGTATCTCTAGATGGAGGGATCACTCTGTAAAATCTTAA
- the LOC122281594 gene encoding ACT domain-containing protein ACR6-like isoform X2 — MNVFNMTDCDGNKVRDEGILDYIQKTVETDACCLESMRGSTGGMPSEEHTSIELTGTDRPGLLSEVFAVLTDLRCNVVNGEIWTHNSRAAAVIDVTEHSTGQAIEDPKRLSTIKQLLCNVLQGNISFMTPRITISSSGVTHRQRRLHQMMFAYRDFERLKDVEHSSRIHVCVLDCNDRDYTVVSIRSKDRPKLLFDTLCTLTDMQYVVFHGTAITERMEAYQEYYIRHIDGLPVSSEAERQRVIECLEAAIQRRASEELELELCSDDRLGLLSDITRIFRENGLCIRQAEMATRGGTAKDTFFVTDVSGQPIDPKIIDLIRQQIGQNILQVKGNLSLSPKFPREMARSFLFTNLFKSRIC, encoded by the exons ATGAATG TGTTTAATATGACTGACTGTGATGGGAACAAAGTTAGAGATGAAGGGATCCTCGATTATATACAGAAG ACTGTTGAAACTGATGCGTGCTGCTTGGAGTCAATGAGAGGGTCAACTGGGGGAATGCCCTCGGAGGAGCATACGTCAATTGAACTAACTGGCACTGATAGGCCTGGGCTGTTGTCAGAAGTATTTGCAGTACTTACAGACCTCAGATGCAACGTGGTGAACGGTGAAATATGGACACACAATTCTAGAGCTGCTGCTGTTATTGACGTGACAGAACACTCAACTGGACAAGCAATTGAAGATCCAAAACGGCTCTCTACTATCAAGCAACTGCTTTGCAATGTCCTCCAAGGAAATATCAGTTTTATGACACCTAGAATCACAATATCCTCATCTGGGGTAACACACAGACAAAGAAGATTACATCAAATGATGTTTGCCTATAGGGATTTCGAAAGGCTTAAAGATGTCGAGCATAGTTCAAGAATCCATGTTTGCGTATTAGATTGTAATGATAGAGACTATACTGTTGTCTCCATAAGATCCAAAGACCGGCCGAAGCTTTTGTTTGACACACTGTGCACTCTAACAGATATGCAGTATGTGGTGTTCCATGGGACTGCCATCACAGAAAGGATGGAAGCTTATCAG GAATACTACATCAGACATATCGATGGGCTTCCCGTAAGTTCAGAGGCTGAGAGACAACGTGTTATAGAATGCCTTGAAGCAGCCATCCAGAGAAGAGCCTCTGAG GAACTGGAACTAGAACTGTGCAGTGATGACAGACTCGGACTCCTCTCGGATATTACCAGAATATTTCGGGAAAATGGTTTGTGCATTAGACAGGCAGAGATGGCAACAAGAGGAGGGACAGCAAAAGATACATTCTTTGTCACTGATGTGTCTGGCCAACCTATTGATCCTAAAATCATTGATTTGATTAGGCAACAGATAGGACAAAACATATTGCAGGTGAAAGGGAACTTGAGTCTGTCTCCGAAATTTCCGCGGGAGATGGCTAGAAGTTTCCTCTTTACAAACCTTTTCAAAAGTCGAATTTGTTAA
- the LOC122281594 gene encoding ACT domain-containing protein ACR6-like isoform X1 codes for MDDVYAKFIERMNPTRVVIDNESCELATIIEVVSTNRHGILLEVVQVLADLDLIITKAYVSSDGGWFMNVFNMTDCDGNKVRDEGILDYIQKTVETDACCLESMRGSTGGMPSEEHTSIELTGTDRPGLLSEVFAVLTDLRCNVVNGEIWTHNSRAAAVIDVTEHSTGQAIEDPKRLSTIKQLLCNVLQGNISFMTPRITISSSGVTHRQRRLHQMMFAYRDFERLKDVEHSSRIHVCVLDCNDRDYTVVSIRSKDRPKLLFDTLCTLTDMQYVVFHGTAITERMEAYQEYYIRHIDGLPVSSEAERQRVIECLEAAIQRRASEELELELCSDDRLGLLSDITRIFRENGLCIRQAEMATRGGTAKDTFFVTDVSGQPIDPKIIDLIRQQIGQNILQVKGNLSLSPKFPREMARSFLFTNLFKSRIC; via the exons ATGGATGATGTGTATGCAAAGTTCATTGAGAGAATGAACCCAACAAG AGTTGTGATTGACAATGAGTCTTGTGAGCTTGCCACCATTATAGAG GTTGTTAGTACTAATAGGCATGGAATACTCCTTGAAGTTGTCCAAGTACTTGCAGACTTAGACCTCATCATAACAAAAGCATACGTCTCCTCTGATGGAGGATGGTTCATGAATG TGTTTAATATGACTGACTGTGATGGGAACAAAGTTAGAGATGAAGGGATCCTCGATTATATACAGAAG ACTGTTGAAACTGATGCGTGCTGCTTGGAGTCAATGAGAGGGTCAACTGGGGGAATGCCCTCGGAGGAGCATACGTCAATTGAACTAACTGGCACTGATAGGCCTGGGCTGTTGTCAGAAGTATTTGCAGTACTTACAGACCTCAGATGCAACGTGGTGAACGGTGAAATATGGACACACAATTCTAGAGCTGCTGCTGTTATTGACGTGACAGAACACTCAACTGGACAAGCAATTGAAGATCCAAAACGGCTCTCTACTATCAAGCAACTGCTTTGCAATGTCCTCCAAGGAAATATCAGTTTTATGACACCTAGAATCACAATATCCTCATCTGGGGTAACACACAGACAAAGAAGATTACATCAAATGATGTTTGCCTATAGGGATTTCGAAAGGCTTAAAGATGTCGAGCATAGTTCAAGAATCCATGTTTGCGTATTAGATTGTAATGATAGAGACTATACTGTTGTCTCCATAAGATCCAAAGACCGGCCGAAGCTTTTGTTTGACACACTGTGCACTCTAACAGATATGCAGTATGTGGTGTTCCATGGGACTGCCATCACAGAAAGGATGGAAGCTTATCAG GAATACTACATCAGACATATCGATGGGCTTCCCGTAAGTTCAGAGGCTGAGAGACAACGTGTTATAGAATGCCTTGAAGCAGCCATCCAGAGAAGAGCCTCTGAG GAACTGGAACTAGAACTGTGCAGTGATGACAGACTCGGACTCCTCTCGGATATTACCAGAATATTTCGGGAAAATGGTTTGTGCATTAGACAGGCAGAGATGGCAACAAGAGGAGGGACAGCAAAAGATACATTCTTTGTCACTGATGTGTCTGGCCAACCTATTGATCCTAAAATCATTGATTTGATTAGGCAACAGATAGGACAAAACATATTGCAGGTGAAAGGGAACTTGAGTCTGTCTCCGAAATTTCCGCGGGAGATGGCTAGAAGTTTCCTCTTTACAAACCTTTTCAAAAGTCGAATTTGTTAA